The genome window ttttttaaatgatacttttTATAATAGAAGTATTTTGCTGCTAAGGCAGATCAAAACCAGAAGTTTTCAGAAAGCTGTGATTTTAATTCAGAAAGTTATGATGCTCCTTGAAGAAGAACATAGAAGTTGGAGGAATCCTAATGGggtgaaaggggcttccctggaggctcatgGTCAAGAATGTGCCtatcaaggcaggagatgcatgtttgatccctgggttgggaagatcccctggagaaggaaatggcaacccattctactattcttgcctgggaaaccccatggtcagaggagcctggcaggctacagttcatggggtcaaaaagagtcagacacgacttggtgagtAAACGACAACAGTGGGGTGAAAACAGAGGATCAATAACAGTGGTCTTCGCTTTTATAGAAACCACTGTAAGGTAAGGAAGAAGAATGCCCTGAATGATGGTTACTGCCCTAGAGAAATCATTCATCACTGGATAAGAACCTTTGGCCAAATAGTTAAAACAGTTTCTGTCATTGCTTTCATATCAGGGTAGTAAGTCCTTTAAATAAAGTACAAGTCCATTCAGTAGCTCTTACtgaataacttttcttcctattAAGAGTTATAGGTGGGATATGCCAAGATATCAAAATAATATGTGTGCGTGTAATTTAAACTGTGGAATATCTACTATTCTCTGAATGTGCTTGTATAATCATTTAGatgttatttgaaatatttacattttagcaagacctttaaaaacaattcttatttcttttaaagtgtaaATTGTTTATCAGGCTTCCTGGTAGATAAGTTCTTTCAACTGTGAAGTTACAATGTATATATGAATttgtaaatttataaatattatatatatgcatatctttccttttaaaggTACATTGTACAGCCTACAGTTAGTATGTATAGTCTGTAGTCCCTGTCAAATggttgaagtgatttttttttagtagaaagtCAAATCACAAATGTCACAGAACTGTttagttgtttgggttttttatttttttgagtattGCATGAATAATTAATTCTATACCTTTTGTATTCActcctgcattttatttttggttgaaaGGGGTGCTTTTAGTTTTGTGGCATTTGTATTCGTCACTCTTTCAATCatgtaagttaaaataaaaattatttttgaattactAGTTTCGTGTTCAGGGTCTGCTATATTTTTTCACATGTTCTTGTTGAGTTGGTATTTATACAACACACTACACTTCATTCTCAACTTGAATTTATTCTTATCTTGAAATTCCTTTATCCATACATGAGAATGATATTTACTTCTCAGATTTGTTGTAATGCTAATTGGAGGAAAAACAGAGCTACATTTTATCTGATTCCTTCATTTGGAACACATTCCTGTGCCGCCCCATTTTGTCTAAGTTGCTattggtatattttaaatttatttatttattttttggctgtgctggtctcttGCTGTGAGACATAAAAATTCCTGCCCTCACAGGGCTCATATCCTGGAAAGAGAAGACAATAAGACAGAAAAGGAGGgaatgccctggtggtccagtgggtaggactctgcgcttccactgccaggagtccaggaactaagatcccacaagccatgcaatgtggccaaaaaaaaaaaaaaagaccgaaAAAAGGAATGTAATTGCCCAAGGCCAAGGCTGGGGATGGGAAATGGGATAGGGCAAAGATCACAAGTTTCAAAgagagtggtcagggaaggcctaaGAGAAAATGACTTTCGAGGATGATCTGAGGAACTGACAGATGTGGATATGTGGATACCCctgggaagaacattccaggcagacacAACAGTAAATGCAAAAGCCTTAAAAAGGGACCATGCTTGATGTTTTagattttctagtagccacatgaAGTAACAAGAACAGGGAAAGCTAATTctaataatatgttttatttaacctaATATATCCAAAATCTTTCAActtgtaatcaatataaaaattattaataaaatattttacattctttttctcctACTTTGACATAGagtatatattttacaattacAGTACATCACAATTCAGATCGGTCACATTTCAGGTGTTCTGTAGCcatatgtggctagtggctaccatattggataaCGCAGGCTCTATGTTTCCTGAGTTGTCCCAGTCGTAGCCTTTatagaatatacacacatacacatatgctcacgcacatgcatgcacacacatggataCAGGATTCAACCATGGGTTACATGTTTAATTGTCATGCCtcttcaggttctttttttttttttttttaattcatttacactATTGTGTAGCTTCTGAAtcagagcaaagtgactcatatagatataaaaatattctttttaaaattctttcccattatgggttattacaagatagtgtAGTTCCCAATACTATATAGTAGGACTTTGTGgtttatctatttcatttatttataatagtgtttatctgctaatcccaaattcctaacttGTCCCTCTCCCAACTCTCCCTTTGATAAGCATAAGTTAgtttgtttctatgtctgtgcctgcttctgttttgtaaataagttcatttgtgtcatattttagattccacatataagtgctatcatatgATACTGGTCTTCCTCTCTAagactttacttagtatgataatctctttgCCCAttcatgttgcaaatggcattatttcactctttttatagctgagtagtattccattatgtatatgtacctcatcttctttatccattcatttgtagaTGAATATTGAAGTTGAtttcatgtcttggttattgcaaatagtgctgctatgaatattggggtgtatatatcttttcaaattagagttttctccagatacatggcTATGAGGgagattgctggatcctatggtgaCTCTCCTCTTTAGGTTCTTTTAATCTAGAACAGTTGTGCCCCCACCCTTTAAACCTCCACACCTTACTATATTTGAAGAATACAGAAAAGtacattttgtagaatgtcccaaATTTGGAAAGGCATCCAAATTTCTACCTTGAAATTACAGCCAGTAGGATTTGTTGATAAATTGGAACTGAGATATGAAACAGGCAAAAGCCAAGGGTGGATCCAAAAATTTCAGTCTGAAAAACTGGAAAGATAGAATGCCATCTTCcaagacagggaaactgaggagCAGCAGGTTTGGAGAGAAAGACCAAGAATTCTGCTTTGAGGGTATGTTAAGTCGGGGAAGCCTCTTAGGCATGGAAATGGAGATACCATCCTGGTGATTGAAAGTACTTGTGTATAGAGTTCAGGTGAGaaatccagttaaaaataaaaaattgggaGTCTTCAGCATGTGAATGGTATTTAAAGCCACCGAGACTGGTTTATTTCATCTCGGAAGTATAGATAAAAAACAAGAGGAGGTACAAGGACTGAGCCTCAGGCCACTCCAATATTCAGAGGTCATAAGGAAGAGGGGGAGAcagcaaaggaaaaggaagatggcCAGTGGGAAAAAGTTAAAGGAATATGACATCTTAGAAACCAAGTGAGAAAAGTGTTCCAAGGAGCAATGAGTGACAAATGCTGAGGACTGAGAATTGAATTCAGCAGAGTGAAAGTCCCCACTGACCCTGATGAGCAATTTCAGTGGAGCCATAGGGTTGAAATCCAATTTGGAGTACATTTAAGAGAAGTTCAAAGAATGTTTCAAATGGCAAGTATGGCAGCTCTTCGAAGAGTTTTTGTATAAAGAGGAGCAGAAAAATGAATAACCAGGGGAAGGGGCTCTATGAGGTCAAGagagttgttttaattttttttaatgagaaaaggtACAGCATGCTTCTTGATGATGCAAAGGTCCCAGCTGAGATGGAAAAATTAGAGGCAAAAGAAGGATTGTGAGCAATCTCCTTGAATGGAGTGAGGAGGATTGGTTAAAATCTGCATAAATGGAGGGAGCATTAACAGGAGGAAAGCCAGAGGATATGGACACACACAGATCAGAGGGTGGATATAATGGAGAGAACTGATGTAAGTTCCCTtttttttggttgccctgggtttTTGTCGCTGCATGAagtcctctagttgtggtgcgcagaCTTCTCGTTGTTGGGACTCCTGgtcacgggctcagtagttgtagcatgtgggcttagttgccgcagggcatgtggaatcttcccggaccagggatggaacctgtgtcccctgcattggcaggcagattcttaactacttaatgaccagggaagtcctggaagtTCTTTTTTGACTGCTTCCATTTTCTCAGCAAAATAGGATCAACACAGAAAATCTATGATGTAGAGAAAAACTCTATGCAACAAGTAAGCAAAATTGGCATAATACTATGAAAGATGAGTGGCAAGTTTGACACGTTGGAACAGTCAAAGCAGAAGGAGCAAGCTCCTAGTAGACATCGCCTGAACAAGACATAAAGACAGGAACTCACTGACTGTGTGTGAGGGGTTTAGTTTGAGGTGAGATTCTGCGCACCAGAGACGCGAATGTAAGCTTGGTTTAGCTAAAAGTGCAGAAGGCCTCAATGCCCGGCTGAAGAAAGAAGTCCGGCGTACATGGCTCCCCCGCCCCGGATTTCTGTATGCCATTCCAGTGTTGCTAAGTGATGAGTTCCCGAGTTCTCGACTGTTCGCTTCTGTTACTGCCAGGGATGTGACTGAAGCACCCTTGGCCTTTTCACACAATGGCAAAGACTCAGGCTTATTATGTGCAGTTTTGGACTCAGGTTCTTCAGTATTTCGTGGGGCTATATCACCGCCtccagaaatgctgggctgccgTTAAGGGCTTCTGCACTAAGAAGGAGGAAGAATACATCCCTCCAGCTGAGAgtatttttcataaagaaaaaataatgatgctTGGCAATATTTTGACAGATAATTCTCTAGCCCTTGAACAGAGAGCTCAAGCTGCCTATAGAATCGGACTGTTGGCCTTTACAGGTACTGATTTAACCAGCGGTACTGATGGAGTGTTCCACAACCTTTCTGCCTGTTCTAACACTGTCAGTGAGTGAGTCTCCTAGCACTCATCTTAAGAGTCCAATAACATTTCCTTTGCCTAAATTATTAGTCTCTCCTCTCTGTACCACCAGATGATTACTAATTACTTTCTCCTCAAGGATCTcatgttttaaaagaatgtgGCCATCGGCTATATGACTAATTAGgtactttctaatttttattcattaaaattatgtatacacacatatacactgaaATTgcctataaaatgttttaatatcataaaaaaatcaaagactatACTGAATTCATTTGTCAACCCTTTTACATGGAAAAACtacttgatattttatattttatcttgcaAAAAATGCATTACACAGGCAATAGTTTAGAAAAATCAGTAAGAACTTTAGGCTCTTAAAACACTTATTAATACCAGGAAAGCCAATAGGTATATTAGTGAAAAACAGCTATTAATGTACACTTGGCTAGAGAATTAAGTGGTAAGGGTTGATATTATATTTAAgggcccttgtggctcagatggtaaagaatctacctgcaaggcaggagacctgggttctatccctgggttgggaagatctcctagagaagggaatgtgaACCCACACATTTTCTTGCCgtaagaatcccatggacagaggagcctggtgtgctacagtccatggggtagcaaagagtcggacacaactgagcgactaacacaaaccATTTAAAGACACACTGTTCTGTCAAATCCACACTTGCTTCACCTTTTTTCCTAATAAATGTCAGgatgtataaaaaaaaatttatagacaGCCCTCAATAACATGTCTCCTAATTAGAAGCTGTTGTTGGTAGCTGTTAGTGTCATtggtagattattttttaaatgggaaaatgaattattttgatgCCTTCTGATAGACTACTTCCAACAGAATGGTGTCCATGAGAGAAAACATTTAGTGTTTACAAGGACCGATGGGTCCTAAGGTGCCAGAATGATTAAGAAGCACTAGCACAGGACCAGAGAGGACAGGAACTCAGGAAAATGCCCGTGTGCAGGAGGATAAACAGTAACCACCAAGGAGGCAGGCTCAGTTCACTACAGAGCCATGGTCACAATTGGGGGCAAGAATTAGCTAATTACAAAGGGATCAGAATCCTTTAATTTCACGTGGGGAACAACGAAAAGGGCTCATGCCAGCTTTTTGCTAACACTTTacatcaaagagaaaatttttaaaaccatgaaaCTGTGGTAGTACAAATAAGAGAAATCCAAGCGAGGTCGAaactccagtggctaagaatccagaCAACTGTACCAGCCACTCCTCACCATTTAAATTGTCTTCATCAGTGCCTTCTTATCTATGACCTTCTCAGAATTCAAGATTTGAACTAGGAAGATCTGGGGTCCAGGTATAGGATGGGAGTAGAGTCAAGGACCAGGTTGGCCCCAGATCTGCAAGAGTTGGGCTGAGAAACACGTTAAGAACAGAATAATGATGGACAACTTGGGAAAAACCTCTCTTGCCAGTAAGACCCTGACCTTGCAGCCTAGCCTGTTGGTTTTTCCTATGTTTGCTCTAATGTTCTGGTACTTCTTCAAGCACTGAAGACCAAGACTCTGGAATGAAACCATAAGGGAGATCTGCAAGGTGAACACAGCCAGGCTTTATTCATCTTGCATTACTGACAGGTGCCTGATGAAGGAACCAGGGAAGAGCTTTGAGCAGGCAGGGAGCTCCCAGTGCTCTTCATGTAACCCCACGCAGATCAATGGACACTTTCTCAATTTCAGAGCAGCACTTGGAGACTGGGGTGGCGGGGGAGAGGAAAACAGTGTGAACACAGGAGCACTCATGTTACTAGCTACTAGACATATCAAATACTTTTGGAAATGCAAATGCTTTGTTTTACAGGAGGACCCACTGCTGGAAATTTTGCAGGGGAGTACATGAAAGAAGTAGCTCACTTGTTGAAAGATCACGAGATGGTACCCAAAATAAAGATCCTGCTGCTCCAGAGTGTCGCATCTTGGTGTTACTTAAACCCTGTCAGCCAGAAAAGAGCCAAACATTTGCACTTTATTCCTATTCTCGTCGATCTTTTTGATGACAAACTTGAGTCTACTatgaaaagtgaaacaaacagcaGCCTCCTGGTTAAATTTTGGGGTTGCTATGTTCTCTCTGTCATGACATGCAATAACTTGCCTTGTATGCAGGAGCTTAAACACTGCAGTTCTCTGAAATATCACTTGGAAATATTGGCCAGTGAGAATTGGTCTGGATGGCCCGAGAATTTTGCAGAGGTGCTATATTTCCTCATTGGTTTTCACAGGCATTAATTTCTCTGAATCCAGCTACCTGATGCCTCTGTCTGCACCCCACTGTATTACcctggaaaatttaaataaataacaagagCTGGTAACATTATTCTTCAGCATTTTCTTTTAGGTGGTGGAAAAACTCTATATTCATTTTCAACATTACTGTGATGAACCAAACTTACGAAAAGCACCCCTGTTgaaataaagtcataaaaattaagtttataaaatgagaattttataaTTCTGGAAGACACATTACCTATGTAACTGTTAGAAGCAGTGGTGTATTTGCTGGGGGTGTATTTACTGATGACATTTAGCTAAGGCACCCAGAAATGCCAAATCTAAACCCAGCTCACAGCCACAACGGATGCTACAGGGGATGTAGATGGAGCCTGTTGATCTGTAGTGGATGCTGTCGCCCTACTCATACGCATCCTTGCGTTGTTTCAGTGCCAGCCTTCAAGGTGCCACATCCTTGGCTGAGGCCATGTTTGGCTTTCAGACATGATCTTACTGCACATCAGGCTGACCAGGGGTTCGGGGGAACTCACACTTCATGGAGCAGTGCTCACCTCCATTGGTCCAGCTCTGGAAAGAGATGGAGTATTATGTGTACAGATACCCAAAGAACAGCCTAAAGCTTGGCTCTTAGATTTTCTCCGTctgtattttcttagaaaatatttaaaagaaaacttacacTTCCATACTGTTCAGCCTCATCAAAAGCTTtgttacaaaaaatatttatgcaaaaGCACTTAAAGGACTTGTAGCTTTTTGTGTCTCTAACTACCCTAATATTTGCCTCTAGCTTAAATTCGAGCCATCAAGAGATTGAATACTTTCGTCTTTCAGACATGCCTTGACTAAACTTAGTGTCATGCTTTCACCTGAGGGGCCTGGAGGAAGTCTAGGTCGGTGATCTTTATTTATTACAGGAATGTTGTTAGGGATGCTATTCACATCATGTGGATTCATGAGGTTCCCTGGGGAAATTGTCTCAAAACTTAAAACAGGAAAAGCTGTGTTctgctgctgagccactggacctTTTCACCCTTTGTGGATTGCGTAACTCAGTTTTTCAAACTAGAACTCAGTTCATAGGCGATTAGGGTTGGAAATCAGAAGCCCCATTTAGAAACTGCGTCACAGAAATTACATTTTCCAAATGCTTTTGTAATTCAGAGTCAAATAATGCTGGGTCTCTGATGAAAAACAGGTTCAGAGGCATTTTTATGCTAAGCTGTGATTTTACACTGGCTTACCAAAATTTTAACAAATGGTTATTTTCCTTTGATGTTCCTTGTAAGGATTCTCTTAGAAGCAAATGCTAGATAACAATTTGAGCACAAGGGCTTTATTTGCTCATCTTCATAAAGGACTTATGCTTTCATTTCCCTCAGGTAAGAATACCTAAGAGTAGAATGGTCAGATCATACAgaatgtgtgtttaatttttaaagaacgGTTTAACAGTTCAACAGCACCTGTAGCATTTAATATTGCCACCAGGACTGCCAGAGTCCCATATCCTTATGCGATATTGTTTCATATCCTTAACTCTCGGTATTGTGAAGGTTTTCTCAAACTTGAGCCATTCTGATGCACACCTAACAGAATCTCGCTGGTCTAATTTGCACTTCCCTAATGACTAACAATGCCATCTTTCCACACACTTGTTTACCATCTGTACATATGCTCTCCAGGTGTCCAAACCTTTCCTCCATTTAAAGAAAAGGTTGTCTATCTACTTAATGAGTTTTAAGTTCTTTATAGATAGAATCCTTTGTTGGGTATgttttacaagtattttctcccagtctgtggcttgtctttgcATTCTCTTAAGTCTTTCAAagagaagttttttatttttatgcaatcCGATTTATGGCATAATTAGTGATGTGTCCTTTTGGAGAAATCTTTACCAAATCTGAGGTCACtaaaatttcctattttcttctagaagattACTAGTTTTAGCTctgacattaaattttaaaatcctcaGTTCCCTCCCCTTTTGCTCCCTGCTACCAAATCCTAGCAATCCGTTTTTGACATTTTCCAGAAATACTTTCTATTTGCCAAGTCATCCTATTCTACTTAGCTCTCCTCTTTACCACTCATTCTAAACTCCTCTGATTCCCCTCTCCCTCTAATCAAGAATAtccttaattcttttaaaaaattatttttattgtggtaaaaaaaaacagtgtaaaATTTATCTGTCAATTCTCTCTTTGGGCTAATATACCACATCTAAAACATATAGAGCTGCACTAATACACAGCCACTGACCTCACATGgctctttaaaatataaacaaactgcTAGTTCCTCATTCATAAAGCCACATTTGGTACTCAAGGATACCTGGGTATTATACTGGACAACTCAGTTCCAGCATCCCATAAACCTTTATTGGACAATGTTGTTATAGTTTAATAAAGtttccattatttaaaatttttagtccTCACAAACACAGAGGTGGACTTTACCTCAATAttagagataagaaaattgaagttCTAGAATAACATGCCTAAAGTAATCCTTAAAAGCTTGATATTGCTCTTTATTGTCAATTTACACCAAGTTGCTTGTATGCTGTCCACAGAACTTACTCAATCCCAATGCGGTATACTTCTCAATTCCCCCTGTCTTTTTCTTCCTACAAACAGTACACCCTCCATTTCACCCTCTTACTTCAATATACACACTTTGTCTACTCCAGTACGTGAAATGTGTTAACAGAAAGTTTCAGGACCCTTAGTTATTCCTGCATTTCTTTATGTGCTCCACCCTCTGTTTTTCTaaggccaccaccaccaccccaacaTTTTAACCTTCCAAGAAGAGTAGGATCCTACCAGCCAGTTGAGCCTTCTCATGGCTAATCAGATTCACCCGGGGGGCTTTTGGATCTCTAGATGTTCACACTTCTACTTGGTCCTATTACTGGGGCTTCGGGTCCAGAAATCAAATTTCCCTCCAGTGAGCCTGAGGTGCAACCAGGTTTATGAGGGAAAACCTCAGCTATCTCAGTCTAAAGAGGGAGAAGTCATTTCCCCTTGTTTTCTTCCAAGCTAGTTAGCAGAACAGaaacgaaacaaaacaaaaagcacagaaatagaaaaattttctaCACAGACTTTATACTTCATTCTTCCAAGATACACACAAAACTCAGTAGAATGAAGTTTATTTATCATATAtacaagtcatgtctgacaacTGAAAAAATGCTATTTACACAAAACACCATAGATTAAAAATACatagtatttgtattttaatacaaTAAAAGGGCTCCAGGATACAAACAAGAGAATCTGATAACAAGTTTTCATTATAAagttatttgcaaaaaaaaaaaaaaaagtatataataaaGTTATTTGCTCTGCTACAAAGAACTACAATGGAGGTAAACTTTGGCAGTTACTGAATTTCATATACTCAGTTTTACATCTGTAGGGGAAGACACAACTTCTTCAGCGCATGTACCAGCAATTTCTGAGTCTTCTACTTCATTCAGAATCCTCAGCAGTTGCCTGTTCAGGATCAAATTCCTGACTATACGGTGATTCAAGGTTATCCAGAGGTTCATGACTCAGCCTCTTTTAAAGAATAaaccaataatttattttaaaaactttacaatCCAAGTCCATTATTACTATGCTGATACAAGGAACCCTCAATGTTGTAGTAAGGTTTCATAATGTCTCTACTAAATTCACTTACAAGCAGTCAAGTGTTATATCCAAGTGCTAACCATATTAGATCCTATTTCTGCAAAGTCAGTGTTTacaaatttgcttatttttaagtaCTGAGATGCTTTCAGAATACAACTCAAACCAGTACTTCTCAAACTACAGTAAAGGACTAGGTTTCCTAATTTCCCATCTGCTTTGGACCAATACTCCCACGGCAGTTAAGACAGCTACTACACTGCTTCCAAATGAAAACTTTATTCTGTCATGGTGCTAAAATGTAAGGCAGAAATTCAGTACAAGAAAACCTGTGATTTGAAAAACTTCCTTCCTAACCATAAGATGATGTTTTGCAGACATGAATAAATTTAAGACCTAGTTTTTAAGACTGGTAAATTAAGAGTCACCAGGTTAATACTTATAAACACATTAGTtacttccaaattttaaaaaaagtcaggTAAGATGACCAAAGCTATTTAGTACACCAACTATTAATACCAGTTTTGTAAGTGCCCATCATGTCTCATCAGCGTTAGTTAAAATAAaagctgtgtgtgtctgtgtgtatatatatgtatgtgtaactgatccactctgctgtgtacctgaagctaacacactataaatcaaccagactccaataaaaatgtttaaaaaagccTGTCTGAAAATTTGACACCTGTGAAATATAATAAATTccctatatttttcagatataattCCTTTTTGTATCTCTACAAGAAAACAGGTGTTCTTTTGTTTCATAATAATAAACAGCAGCACCTCACAGTTACTGGGTTCTCACTATACACAGGCAGTTCTCTGTTTTTCCCTATTATAACTCATTATTCTCATGGGAAGCCTATGAAGGAGGCACGATTACTCCcgttttacagacgaggaaaatGGAGCCCTGACAGGACAAACAACCTGCTTGACTCTAACTTAACGGCGCTAGGCGGGGGCGAGGACTCAAACCGGGAGATCTGATCCTGGAGCCCGAACACGTTCTGATCACACTGCCTGGACTCGACAGGAAAACAGAGGACTCTGGGTCAGGTGAAGGTTAAGACACCTACCTGTATCATCTCTGCCATATACTGAACATGTTCTGCCACTTCTGCCAGTTCCTTATTCTCCTCCTTCAGGCGGGCAATTTCATTGTCCTTTTGTTCAATCTCCTTATGAAGCTATGTGACATAAATCAAAATAGTTCAATATCTCACAGGTTTGCAACACTGTAAACCAAATTATATGCCTCCAAGTATACACCTGACAGCACATTTAGGACAAAGTTGCTAACAAAggtgctgtccaagtgactctcaacaCAATAGGCTTCTTTTTGTGTAACAGTTCTGCCTAATTAAACTTTTACTAGGCCAACATTAAATCTGGTTTATATTGCTCTAGTAAAATATCTTAGACAGCAGAAGAAAAATGATCCCGGAATGTTTAAAAATGTCACAAATTATATTCAGTACatactttctcattttccttaaGGGCCTCATAGAGAGCCTTCCGCCGTTTTTCCGCCACTTCCTTCCAATATTGAGGGGAtggattttctaaaataaatgaatgttttacaGTGTAACTTCGGAAATCAttactgtatatatatactgCTGTAAAAACCCAGTAACtttttgtctattaaaaaaaaaatttagtcttATTCAGTACTTAgtaataccatttttaaaaaagattaaagttAGAAAGCCAAATcagttttttctcttatttttccaaatgttttgaAGATTTTCAATCTTTCAAAACAATTCCAACACCAGTACAATACACATATAACTTTCACCTAGATTGTTAAAGGTTGTTTCCTGCATTTGCTATGTgtcttcatactttttttttttgtttaacagTGACATTTGTGAAAAGTCCAGATCAGTTATTTTTACATTGCCCTTAAATTTGCATTTGTCCATTTTCATTATTAGGTTCAAGCTATACATGTTGGCAAGGACACTGTGTAAATATGTTGTATCCTTCCCAGTGTACCACTGAAGAAGCACATACTAATTTGTCACAATCCTAGATGTTATATTCAATCGTTTAAGATGATTTCTCCCTTGTAAAGACACTTTTTTCCTTCAGTAACAAGTAAATGATCTATGGAGTAAAACTTTTGAGTCTGTGGTGTTAATATCTAATTCCCTAACAACCTTTCCTCCAGTTTTAGCTCCACTAATATTTCTTAAATCTGCTTCTATGGTGGATAAAAAAAGTAGTGATTTTCCATTTATGTAGTTCCTTCTACATTCAGTAGTTGGCATTATTCTGTCAAAGAACATCCCCTCCCCCAATTCAGAAGAAAATTACCAGTATGGATTCATGTACTCTTTTTTAATTCAGTGTATTATAATCCATTTTTGTCATCATTCATTTTGATGCTCAAACTTTCCCTACTTTAGCCAAGGGGATCCCTTAAAGCAGTCTCCTTATCCGTTTAACCTCTGCATCAGTTGTTGATTTTCTAACACAAGAGATTACAAGCTCACTCTATAGTGAGCTTGCCCCAGTCCTGGAAGCAGCCATTTCTCCAGGGAGCTTTAGTGGAGAATCCTGTTTACAAACCAAGAACTGGATGTGATTGTGCTTCTTGTTATTTAGGTGCCATTGTTTCTGGGCTCTTTCACTGGCAgaggtagattctttaaaaaacaaaaaaatcagttcaTACCAACACTCCCAATTCCAGTTCCACAACAG of Cervus canadensis isolate Bull #8, Minnesota chromosome 28, ASM1932006v1, whole genome shotgun sequence contains these proteins:
- the ARMH2 gene encoding armadillo-like helical domain-containing protein 2, whose translation is MAKTQAYYVQFWTQVLQYFVGLYHRLQKCWAAVKGFCTKKEEEYIPPAESIFHKEKIMMLGNILTDNSLALEQRAQAAYRIGLLAFTGGPTAGNFAGEYMKEVAHLLKDHEMVPKIKILLLQSVASWCYLNPVSQKRAKHLHFIPILVDLFDDKLESTMKSETNSSLLVKFWGCYVLSVMTCNNLPCMQELKHCSSLKYHLEILASENWSGWPENFAEVLYFLIGFHRH
- the GMNN gene encoding geminin isoform X2 — translated: MSHSMKQKQEGLQENVKSSPVPRRTLKMIQPSTAGSLVGRENELVKGLSKQKHWNDQLISKTSSSGVVTDPEHSKNKTLGGVSQEAFDLMITENPSPQYWKEVAEKRRKALYEALKENEKLHKEIEQKDNEIARLKEENKELAEVAEHVQYMAEMIQRLSHEPLDNLESPYSQEFDPEQATAEDSE